The Amycolatopsis nigrescens CSC17Ta-90 genomic interval GGCGGGCTGGCGGCCTGGCTGGTGCCCAAGGCGCCGGGGCTGGCTCGTGGCCGCTTCGACCTGATCGGTGCGCTCGGCCTGACCAGTGGCCTGACCGCGTTGCTGCTGGCCATCTCCCACGGCGGTGAATGGGGCTGGTCCAGCGTGACCACCTTGGCGCTCTTCGCCGGCTCGGCGGCGTTGCTCGCGGGCTGGGGCGCATGGGAGCTGCGCGTGACCGATCCGCTGATCGATCTCAGCACGGCCGCGCGGCGCCCGGTGCTGCTCGCGAACATCGCCTCGGTCGTGGTCGGCTTCGCGATGTACGCGCAGACGTTGATGGTGCCGCAGCTGCTTCAGCTTCCGGTCGCGACCGGGCACGGCCTCGGCCAAACGATGTTGCAGGCGGGGTTGTGGATGGTGCCCGCCGGGGTGGCGATGATGAGCGCGTCACCGGTGGGTGCCCGGCTTTCGGCGGCCCGTGGCCCCAAGGTGTCGCTGATGCTGGGCACGGTGTTGATCGGGCTCGGCTATGTGGCCTGCCTGGTCTGGATGGATTCCACCGGGGGACTCGTCTTCGGCACGGTGGTGACCAACGCGGGTGTCGGCTTCGCCTACGGCGCGCTGCCGGCGCTGATCATGGGTGCCGTGGCGCCATCGGAAACCGGGGCCGCCAACGGGTTCAACACCCTGATGAGGTCCATCGGGTCCTCGATGGCCGGCGCGGTGATCGGTGTCATCTTCGCCGAACTGAGCGCGCCGATGGGCGTGACGACCGTTCCGCTGCGGGGTGCTTTCGTGCTCGCAGCGGTGGCCGGCATGGTCAGCTCGCTCGTCGCGCTGGTGGTGAGCGGCCTGATCCCGGTCCGCAAACGATCCACTGTGGACGATTTTCCGGTGAAACGCGTGTTGCGCGCACCCGTCGTCGAGGCGCAGGACAGTCCCGTTGCTCCCAGGACAGAAAGGTAGTTCGATGCCCGAACCCAAGGCACTTCCCATCGCCGCGCGGTCCGTGGGGTGTCCCTTCACCCCCGCCACCGAGCTCTACGACATGCAGAAGCAGGAGGAGCTGCCCCGGGTCAAGATCCCCAGCCCGCTGCTCGGCGAGTTCGACGCGGTGACCGTCACGCGCTACGAGGACGCCAAGAACGTGCTGGGCGACCCCCGGCTGCAGATGGGCTTCGTCTTCGATCCCGACGCGCCGCGGACCATGCTGAACCAGCCGGGCAACCTGCTGAACTACAACGGCGCCGACCATTCCCGGCTGCGGCGGATGCTCACCGCGTCCTTCACGGTCAAGCGGGTCCGTTCGTTGCGGCCGATGATCGAGGGCATCGTGGCGGCCCAGCTGGACGCGTTGGAGGAGGAGGGTCCCGGTGCGGACCTGGTGCAGGTGTTCAGCACCCCGATCCCGACCCACGTGATCTGCGAGCTGCTGGGCGTGCCCTATGCCGACCGGGCGGACTTCCAGCGCCGCGCCAAGGTCGGGCTGGACGTCAACACGACCCGTGAGGTGCAGATCCAGAACCTGGCCGATATGGACGCCTACATGTCCAAGCTGGTGGCGGCCCACCGGCAGAGCCCCGGCGACAATCTGCTGGGTGGCGTGGTGCGCGACTTCGGCGCCGAGCTGACCGACGACGAGCTGGTGGGCATCGGCAACATGCTGCTGATCGCCGGGCACGAGACGACCGCCAGCATGCTGTCGGTCGGTACCGCGCTGCTGCTCCAGCATCCGGACCAGCTCGCGCTGGTGCGCGACGATCCCTCGGCGACCGACGGCGCGATCGAGGAGCTGCTGCGCTACTGCGCCCCGGCCACCATCATGCCGCGACAGGCGGCCACCGATCTGTGCGTGCGGGACCAGGAGATCAAGGAGGGCGAGCGGGTGGTGGTGTCCATCCTGGCCGCCAACCGCGATCTCGGGGCGACCGACCAGGACCTGGACACGCTGGACGTGCGACGGCCGCCGCAGGCGCATGTGACCTTCGGCTTCGGTGCCCACCAGTGTCTCGGCCAGCAGCTGGCGCGGATGGAGTTGCGCGTCGCGCTGCCGGCGCTGTTCAACAGGTTCCCCACGCTGAAGCTGGGCGTCCCGCAGGAAGAAGTCGACTACCGGACCACCGCGCTCGTCTTCGGCGTGCACCGGTTGCCGGTCACCTGGTGACTCTGGAGGAGGAAGCGACGATGAGTTTGAACATCGAAATCGAGGAACCCAAGTGCATCGCCGCGGGGCACTGCGTCGCTGCCGCGCCGGAGGTCTTCGACCAGCGCGACGACGACGGAGTGGTGATCCTGCTCGACGGGACTCCGCCGGAGCACGAGCACGAGCGCGTCCGTGAGGCCGCCCTGCTCTGCCCGGCCGCCGCGATCATCCTCCGGGAAGGCGACCGGACCCATGCCTGACCTGGACGTGCCGGTGCTGGTCGTCGGCGGTGGTGGCTGCGGGCTCGCCACCTCGGTCTTCCTGTCCGATCTGGGGGTGGACCACCTGCTCGTCGAGCGGCGCGAATCGACCTCCGTGCTGCCGAGGGCGCACTACCTGAACCAGCGCACCATGGAGATCTTCCGGCAGCACGGGATCGCCGACGAGGTGTACCGGGGCAGCGCTCCGCTGGCGAACATGGGGGAGGTGGTCTGGCGTACTTCGCTGGCCGGCGACGGTTTCCTGGACGGGCGGGACCTGCACCGGATGGACGCGTTCGGTGGCGGCGGCACGGCCGCGCCCTACGCGGCCGACAGCCCGTGCCCGTCGACGAACTTCCCGCAGCACCGGCTCGAACCGCTGCTGCGCCGGCACGCGGAGGAACGGGCGCCCGGTCGCGTGCTGTTCCACCACGTGCTCGAGGAGTTCACCCAGGACGAGACCGGGGTGACCGCGCTGGTGACCAACCGGTCGACCGGAGAGACCAGCACCGTGCGCGCCCGGTACCTCGTCGGCGCCGACGGGGGACGGAGCATCGGGAAGGCGCTCGGCGTGACGATGGCGGGGGAAGAGGGTGGCGCCTTCCACGTGATCTCCGTGCACTTCAGCGCGGACCTGTCCCGGTGGTGGCCCGGCGATTCGGTGCTGATCACGAACTTCGTCAGCCCGGACGGCGGCCTGATCTCCCGGTACGGGATGGTCGCGCTGGGGCCGACCTGGGGGCTGTCCTGCACCGAATGGGCACTGCACTTCCATCTGCCGCCGGGAACCGAGCTGGACCTCGGCGACGACGCGATGATGGCCAGGGTCCGGGAACTGCTGAAGCTGCCGAACCTGGAGCTCGAACTGCACCAGGTGAGTCACTACTGGCCGGAGGCCGTCATCGCGGACACCTTCCGGGACGGCCGGGTCTTCCTCGCCGGGGACGCCGCGCACCGCCAGCCACCCGCCACCGGCCTCGGTCTGAACTCGGCGATCCAGGACGCGCACAACCTGGCGTGGAAGCTCGCGGCCGTGCTCGGCGGGCAGGCCGGCGATCCGCTGCTGGAGTCCTACCAGGCCGAACGGCTGCCGATCGCGCACCGGAACGTCAGCTGGTCGATGTACACCTTCCGCAACCACGCGGTGGCGCACGCCGGCCTCGGGCTCTTTCCGGGCCAGCCGCCGGAGGCCACCCGGGCCAACTTCCGCGCCCTGTTCTCCGACACGCCGATGGGGGAGACCCGTCGGGTCAGGGCGAAGGAGGTGTTCGCGACCCAGCGGGTTGAATACCAGGCGCACGACATCGAGATCGGCTTCTCCTACCAGGACGGTGCCGTGCTGCCGGACGGATCGGAACCGCCGCCGCGGGACCCGATGGGCTACCTGTACCACCCGGTGACCAGGCCGGGACACCGGCTGCCGCACGTATGGCTGACGCGGGACGGAGAACGCCTTTCCTCCCACGACCTCGTCGGCAGGCACGGCGGTTTCGTGCTGATCACCGGGGCGGTGGAGGACAGCTGGGCGGTCGCGGCGAAGCAGGTCGTGGACACCTTCGGCGTGGCGCTGACCGTCGTGCCCATCGGCACGGATCCCGCCGGATACCAGGACGCCGAGGGCGGCTGGTCGGCGGTGAAGGAGGTCGGCGACGGCGGCGCGGTCCTGGTGCGCCCGGACAACCACGTCGCCTGGCGCAGCTTCACCGGCGGCGCACAGGCCGGCGAGCTTAACGCGGCCTTTCAGCACATCCTCGGCGTCAAGACAACTGGGAGCTGACCCATGTCCGCTGTCGAACACGAGCAGGTCGTGCGCGAGTTCCTCGCCGCGATGGGGCCGACGCCCGTCGACATCAGGTCCGCTGTGGACCGCTACCTGACCGACGACTGCGTGTGGGAGAACCCCGGTTCGCCGGTGTGCCGGGGCAAGCCGGAGATCTTCAAGCTGATGCCGG includes:
- a CDS encoding MFS transporter; protein product: MTETRPARSERAIVVVVAVAAGVAAMTQTLVVPLLGELPRLLGADTADTSWAVTAALLGGAVTSPVIGRLGDLYGKRRLLLIVLGLLSAGSVLCAVADSLLPMIVGRALQGVGMGIVPLGISLLRDVLSPQRVGASIALTSSVLGVGAALGLPFAAMSAQFGDWHLLFWEIAAVTVLIGGLAAWLVPKAPGLARGRFDLIGALGLTSGLTALLLAISHGGEWGWSSVTTLALFAGSAALLAGWGAWELRVTDPLIDLSTAARRPVLLANIASVVVGFAMYAQTLMVPQLLQLPVATGHGLGQTMLQAGLWMVPAGVAMMSASPVGARLSAARGPKVSLMLGTVLIGLGYVACLVWMDSTGGLVFGTVVTNAGVGFAYGALPALIMGAVAPSETGAANGFNTLMRSIGSSMAGAVIGVIFAELSAPMGVTTVPLRGAFVLAAVAGMVSSLVALVVSGLIPVRKRSTVDDFPVKRVLRAPVVEAQDSPVAPRTER
- a CDS encoding cytochrome P450, giving the protein MPEPKALPIAARSVGCPFTPATELYDMQKQEELPRVKIPSPLLGEFDAVTVTRYEDAKNVLGDPRLQMGFVFDPDAPRTMLNQPGNLLNYNGADHSRLRRMLTASFTVKRVRSLRPMIEGIVAAQLDALEEEGPGADLVQVFSTPIPTHVICELLGVPYADRADFQRRAKVGLDVNTTREVQIQNLADMDAYMSKLVAAHRQSPGDNLLGGVVRDFGAELTDDELVGIGNMLLIAGHETTASMLSVGTALLLQHPDQLALVRDDPSATDGAIEELLRYCAPATIMPRQAATDLCVRDQEIKEGERVVVSILAANRDLGATDQDLDTLDVRRPPQAHVTFGFGAHQCLGQQLARMELRVALPALFNRFPTLKLGVPQEEVDYRTTALVFGVHRLPVTW
- a CDS encoding ferredoxin, with amino-acid sequence MNIEIEEPKCIAAGHCVAAAPEVFDQRDDDGVVILLDGTPPEHEHERVREAALLCPAAAIILREGDRTHA
- a CDS encoding FAD-dependent monooxygenase, which encodes MPDLDVPVLVVGGGGCGLATSVFLSDLGVDHLLVERRESTSVLPRAHYLNQRTMEIFRQHGIADEVYRGSAPLANMGEVVWRTSLAGDGFLDGRDLHRMDAFGGGGTAAPYAADSPCPSTNFPQHRLEPLLRRHAEERAPGRVLFHHVLEEFTQDETGVTALVTNRSTGETSTVRARYLVGADGGRSIGKALGVTMAGEEGGAFHVISVHFSADLSRWWPGDSVLITNFVSPDGGLISRYGMVALGPTWGLSCTEWALHFHLPPGTELDLGDDAMMARVRELLKLPNLELELHQVSHYWPEAVIADTFRDGRVFLAGDAAHRQPPATGLGLNSAIQDAHNLAWKLAAVLGGQAGDPLLESYQAERLPIAHRNVSWSMYTFRNHAVAHAGLGLFPGQPPEATRANFRALFSDTPMGETRRVRAKEVFATQRVEYQAHDIEIGFSYQDGAVLPDGSEPPPRDPMGYLYHPVTRPGHRLPHVWLTRDGERLSSHDLVGRHGGFVLITGAVEDSWAVAAKQVVDTFGVALTVVPIGTDPAGYQDAEGGWSAVKEVGDGGAVLVRPDNHVAWRSFTGGAQAGELNAAFQHILGVKTTGS